TTGGGGCTCAAGAGGAAACTACGGGTATCTCGGAGACAACAGCCCCGATCTTTCCGCTCTTATGCCCGTTCCGACGGCCGGGGGACATCGATGGGTAGCCATATCGGCGCGACAATGGCACACATGCGGAATCAACACAAGCGGGGCTGCTTACTGCTGGGGCGCCGGGGGCGCCGGTAGACTTGGCAACGGATCATCGATTACGCGAAGGGTTCCTACTCCTGTCGCAGGTGATTTGGTTTTTACGTCGATCTCGGCGGGAATAGATCACACCTGCGGAATCACGGATATCGGAGATGCCTACTGCTGGGGAGGGGGAAGTTTGGGTGCCCTTGGCTCGGGATCTACCGTTTCAAGCGACGTACCTATACAAGTGACCGGTGGCCTGCGCTTCCCGGCTGCGTTGCCCGCCTTGCGGTTCAGCGCCACTGCAACTGGGCCACAAGATCGCCGTCCTGTGAGGTGATCTGTTCGGTGATGGCACGAAGAGGACGCGTCAGCTGGCAACAGCTGGAGGCACCGACGAGGAGTGCGTCCATCCGGCCGCGCCGACAGTGAAGCTGGGCACCACGCCTTGCCCCTGCGCGATGCTACTCCGGGACCGATCCTATGCTGCTGCCCACTCGGCGGACAGCAATGCCGCTTGTTCTAGGACCGTCTGCGTTGCCTTCTCCTGCAGGTCCGGTGGATAGCCGTACTTCCGAAGAATCCGCTTCACCAACACCCGCAGCTGCGCCCGCACGTTCTCACGCAGTGTCCAGTCGATCGTCACATTCTTTCGCACTGTCTCAACTAACTCACGTGCGATCCCGCGTAGCGTGTCATCCCCAAGCACCTTTACGGCGCTGTCATTCGTCTCCAGCGCGTCGTAGAATGCCAGTTCATCCTCGGTCAGGCCCAACTGCTCCCCGCGCGCATTGGCTTCGCGCATCTCCTTGGCGAGCTGGATCAGCTCCTCGATAACCTGCGCTGCCTCGATAGCCCGATTCTGATATTTCCTAACCGTCTGCTCCAGCATCTCGGCGAACGAGCGCGCCTGCACCACGTTCTTGCGCCGCCGGCCGCGCACTTCACCCAGAAGCAGCTTCCGCAACAGCTCCACCGCCAGGTTACGCTGGGGCATGCCGCGCACCTCGGCGAGGAACTGATCCGACAAGATCGAGATGTCCGGCTTCTCAAGCCCCGCCGCCGCGAAGATGTCGATCACGCCCTCCGGTGCCACCGCGCGCGAGATGATCTGCCGTACCGCCTGGTCGAGATCCTCCTCGGGTCGAGCATCACCGGGCGCCCGCTTCGCGAGCACCGCCTGCACCGCCTGGAAGAACGCGACATCATCCCGAACCCGGAGCGCCTCCCGATGCGGCACGGCCAGCGCGAAAGCCTGGGAGAGTTCGCGAACCGCCCGGACACACCGATCCTTGCCGTCCTCCTGGGCGAGGATGTGCTCCTGACCTGCCGGCAGCAGGCCGAGCCGCTCCTGCGGTGTGCCCGTCGTCCACTTCGACCAGTCGAACCCGTGGAACAGCCCGCTACAGATCTCGTACTTCTCGAGCATCACGGCCACGGCCTCGTCCTGATCGAGCGCGGTCTGTCCCGTGCCGCCGCTCTCCGTGTACGTGGCAAGCGCCTGCCTCAGCTCGTGCGCCAAGCCCAGGTAGTCGACCACGAGGCCGCCCGGCTTGTCTTTGAAAACCCGATTGACCCGGGCAATCGCCTGCATCAGGCCGTGCCCGCGCATCGGCTTATCCAGGTACATCGTATGCATGCTCGGCGCATCGAACCCGGTGAGCCACATGTCGCGCACCAGGACGAGCCGAAGCGGATCGGTCGCGCTTCGGAAGCGCTTCGCCAGCGCCTCACGCCGAGGCTTGTTACGAATGTGACGCTGCCATTCGGCGGGGTCCGAAGCCGAACCGGTCATCACGACTTTGACCGCGCCGCGATCGTCCTCGTCACGGGCCCACTCCGGTCGGAGCTTCACGATCTCATCGTGGAGGGCAATACAGATCCGGCGGCTCATGCAGACAACCATCGCCTTGCCGTCCATGACCTCGAGCCGCTTCTCGAAATGCTCGACGATATCGCGCGCCACGATCGCGATCCGCTTCTCGGAACCCACCACCGCCTCGAGCTGCGCCCACTTAGTCTTGAGTTTCTCCTTGCGGTCGACCTCCTCGCCTTCGGTCGCTTCCTCGAAGTCGGGATCAATGGTCGGACGTTCCTGCTCATCGAGCTTCAGTTTGGCAAGCCGGCTCTCGTAATAGATCGGCACCGTCGCGCCGTCCTCGACGGCACGCTGAATGTCGTAGATGCTGATGTAGTCGCCGAACACGGCGCGGGTGTTGGCATCCTGCAGCTCGATCGGCGTGCCGGTGAAGCCGATGAACGAGGCGTTCGGTAGCGCATCGCGCATGTGGCGCGCGTAGCCGTCGATGAAATCGTACTGACTGCGGTGCGCCTCGTCGGCAATCACCACGACATTGCGGCGGTCGGAGAGCGTCGGGTGACGGTCGCCCTTCTCCTCGGGAAAGAACTTGTGGATCGTCGTAAACACCACGCCACCCGATTGGACGGCCAGCAGCTCGCGCAGGTGCGCACGACTCTCGGCTTGTACCGGCGGCTGACGAAGCAGATCCTGGCAGTGGGAGAAGGTTTCGAAGAGCTGGTCATCGAGATCGTTCCGGTCGGTCAGCACGACCAGGGTCGGGTTGCCCATCGCCGGTTCTCGGATGATCCGCCCGGCGTAGAAGGCCATCGTCAGGCTCTTCCCCGAACCCTGCGTGTGCCACACGACACCGACACGACGATCGCCGCGGTCGCCGCCTGGCTTGAGGCCCGATTCGTAGCGCCCAATGTTGTCCGATAATCGCCCCAACTCCACCAGCTCGGCAGCGCGCAGCGTCTCGCGGACCGCTACCTGCACAGCGTGGAACTGGTGGTAGCCTGCCATCTTCTTAACGATCCGGCCGCTGCCGTCGTTCTCGAAGACGACGAAGTCGCGGATCAGATCGAGGAACCGCCTCGGCGCCAGAAGCCCCTCGATGACGACCTGAACCTCAGGCAGCATCTTGTCGGCGAGGACTTCGCCAGAAATCGTACGCCACGGCTTGAACCACTCCCGCCCGGCGGTAAGTGTGCCCACACGAGCTTCGATGCCATCGGACGCAATCAGAACAACATTGAACGCAAACAGGCTCGGAATTTCGGCCTTGTAGGTCTGGAGCTGCTGGAAGGCTGCGGCTGCCGTGGCGTTCTCGTTGGCAGCGTTCTTGAGTTCGAGCAGTGCTAGGGGCAGCCCATTGACGAACAGCACCACGTCTGGTCGCCTGCTGCGCTTGTTCTCGACAACGGCGAATTGGTTGACGGCCAGCCAGTCGTTGTTTGCGGGGTTGTCGAAGTCGATGATTCGCGCCTGGGCACCACGGATCGCGCCTTCAGCATCCCGGTACTCCACCGCAGCCCCGTCCACCAGCAGCCTGTGGAGCGATCGGTTGCGCTGGACAAGATTGGCACCGTCAAGCCGCCGCAACTTGCGGACGGTGTCCTCGAGTGCCTCAGGGCGCAGCTCAGGATTCAGGCGTGCTAGCGCATCGCGTAATCGCTGGCCCAGCATGACTTCGTCAAACCCCGCACGCTCCCCCGTCGTGATGTCGGGCGCGATCTCAGGCCCATGGCCAATCTGCCAGCCGGTTGCTTCGAACCAGGCGAGGGCGGCCTGTTCGACGACAAGTTCGGTGACGCCGTGGTTTGTCACTCTTCAGCCTCCACGGGCGTATCTGAATCGGCCCCCAGCTCGTCAAACCCGGTCGCGTAGATTCGATAGCTCTCGGGCTCCATCTCAAACAGGATTTCGCTGGCCCTGAACTCGATCTCGAGAATCTGGATGGGGCCGTAAGTCCCATCGACCGATTCGTTGAAGGCTTCGTTCTCGTTATACAACGCTCGCGCGGAAGGCGGGGGCAGCCGATCCTGACGGTGGACGCGGTGCAGAAAGCCCACAATCGTATCTGCGGCCTCGGCGGCGAGCAGGGCTTGTATCGACTCCATCAACGGACGCGGAGTGCCCGCCCCATGGGACGCAAAACCGCACTGATTCCGCAGCTCGCAGATGCCCTGAACCGCTGAACTCAAGCCATTCAGAGTCTGTGCAAGACTTCTTCGGGTCTCGACAGCATCGCTCGCAGATGCTGGTAGAAACGGAAGGTGATTCGATGCCGCCTTAAATAGCTTGGGCAGGTCATCCGCATCGTCGAACACAATCGACCGCTCGCCCAATACCGCTCGGCAGACGCTTTCTACCAGTGTCTTGGCAAGATCGAAAGCGAGTCCGGGGTTCTCTGCTACCGCCAGTTCGAGCGCATAGACCTGTTGTTCGATGTGCACCAAGCCACAAGCTACCGCATCACGGGCCCCGTGCATGACAAACGGCGAAGTGTGGGCCACGGCGGCCCGTCCCCGTTCCGCGCTGGCGCTAGCCATTGATCTTCCTTAGGCTTGCCGCGCGGTAACGCTCAGACTGCTCTCTTACGAGACTCACCTCATACCGACGCCGGTCGAGGACTTCGAGAAACCCCATCTCGTGGCCATTCGTGATGACAATCCTTCCCTTTGTTTCGGAAACCTCAACGCCCGTTTGATTGCAAAGCCTCTTCAGGAGCGACTTGTCGATCCTCTTGGTATCCGTCTGACCCAGGATCGAGGCAAGGTAGCGCGCAGCCCGCGGACGTTTGCGCGCGTAGGACTCGACACCGTCAAACTCCACGAATGGGAGATCCTTACGGATCGCTTTGATGTTCTCCGGAACAGCCTCAAGGACCGCGTGCTGCAGCTTGCTGACGAACTCGAAACCGCTTGGCCGCAAGATGTGCACGTGGGCCGAATCGACGAGGAGGTCGAAATCACTGTCCAGCTTGAAGACGTCGTCGGATATCATCTTTAGAGAATCTGAGACGAAGCGGATCAGGCGCTTCCGGA
This region of Gemmatimonadales bacterium genomic DNA includes:
- a CDS encoding type I restriction endonuclease subunit R: MTNHGVTELVVEQAALAWFEATGWQIGHGPEIAPDITTGERAGFDEVMLGQRLRDALARLNPELRPEALEDTVRKLRRLDGANLVQRNRSLHRLLVDGAAVEYRDAEGAIRGAQARIIDFDNPANNDWLAVNQFAVVENKRSRRPDVVLFVNGLPLALLELKNAANENATAAAAFQQLQTYKAEIPSLFAFNVVLIASDGIEARVGTLTAGREWFKPWRTISGEVLADKMLPEVQVVIEGLLAPRRFLDLIRDFVVFENDGSGRIVKKMAGYHQFHAVQVAVRETLRAAELVELGRLSDNIGRYESGLKPGGDRGDRRVGVVWHTQGSGKSLTMAFYAGRIIREPAMGNPTLVVLTDRNDLDDQLFETFSHCQDLLRQPPVQAESRAHLRELLAVQSGGVVFTTIHKFFPEEKGDRHPTLSDRRNVVVIADEAHRSQYDFIDGYARHMRDALPNASFIGFTGTPIELQDANTRAVFGDYISIYDIQRAVEDGATVPIYYESRLAKLKLDEQERPTIDPDFEEATEGEEVDRKEKLKTKWAQLEAVVGSEKRIAIVARDIVEHFEKRLEVMDGKAMVVCMSRRICIALHDEIVKLRPEWARDEDDRGAVKVVMTGSASDPAEWQRHIRNKPRREALAKRFRSATDPLRLVLVRDMWLTGFDAPSMHTMYLDKPMRGHGLMQAIARVNRVFKDKPGGLVVDYLGLAHELRQALATYTESGGTGQTALDQDEAVAVMLEKYEICSGLFHGFDWSKWTTGTPQERLGLLPAGQEHILAQEDGKDRCVRAVRELSQAFALAVPHREALRVRDDVAFFQAVQAVLAKRAPGDARPEEDLDQAVRQIISRAVAPEGVIDIFAAAGLEKPDISILSDQFLAEVRGMPQRNLAVELLRKLLLGEVRGRRRKNVVQARSFAEMLEQTVRKYQNRAIEAAQVIEELIQLAKEMREANARGEQLGLTEDELAFYDALETNDSAVKVLGDDTLRGIARELVETVRKNVTIDWTLRENVRAQLRVLVKRILRKYGYPPDLQEKATQTVLEQAALLSAEWAAA
- a CDS encoding abortive infection family protein is translated as MASASAERGRAAVAHTSPFVMHGARDAVACGLVHIEQQVYALELAVAENPGLAFDLAKTLVESVCRAVLGERSIVFDDADDLPKLFKAASNHLPFLPASASDAVETRRSLAQTLNGLSSAVQGICELRNQCGFASHGAGTPRPLMESIQALLAAEAADTIVGFLHRVHRQDRLPPPSARALYNENEAFNESVDGTYGPIQILEIEFRASEILFEMEPESYRIYATGFDELGADSDTPVEAEE
- a CDS encoding DUF4868 domain-containing protein, which codes for MKLEFDLGDVTLTEFGVGRDDGDAQTFVAVPVDADVQRALREMVHETWEALQKVEDGPAKYEPSEKHGSTDFLYLTLTDDMASSVRGLHEATNLDIVSSALDEPADVFCYYVRLTDKKKRRLTALRRASQFKGVLRKRLIRFVSDSLKMISDDVFKLDSDFDLLVDSAHVHILRPSGFEFVSKLQHAVLEAVPENIKAIRKDLPFVEFDGVESYARKRPRAARYLASILGQTDTKRIDKSLLKRLCNQTGVEVSETKGRIVITNGHEMGFLEVLDRRRYEVSLVREQSERYRAASLRKING